AACAGAAACAAACTCAAAATTCATGTATCGTTACAGAATAATAATTTTTATGCTCATGAAATGAAAGTACCAAATATTTCTCTCAAGTCAAACAATAGTCTTGGAGCGATGATGCCGGTACCAAGGAGGGAATATTACACGGTTGATTCCCGGACGGTTATGCAGAAAATCAGAAATAAATAGGAAGACGATGAGGTACGGTGAACTAGTGAAGTGAAACAAAACAACTCATCCTTGGACACAGACAACGAAGCTCCCTGCCTCCCTCGCCTCGCCGCCTTCTCTCCTCCCTCCTGCCTTGTCTCCGCAACTGCCAGGCTTCATCCACGATAATCATAGACATAGGCCCTCGCAACCCGTGAAGTCATGGTAATCTCCGTCTCCACTCCCCGGCGCTCCCGCGACGCAATTCTAGGCGGTGTGCTGGGAGGTGCCGGTCGCCAGCTTTACCAGCCGCTCCACTGTGCCCTCTACGATGGTtcggccaggggcggcggccaATCCGTGCATGGCCTCGCTGCTGCTCTCTCAGTGGATGCCGGCGATGTCGTCCGCGTCTCCACTGAGGTGGCGGCGAAGAACGTGCTCATCCTGATGAGCGACACCGGCGGCGGCCACCGCGCCTCCGCAGAGGCCCTCCGGGACGCCTTCCGCATTGAGTTCGGCGACGCCTACCAGGTGTGCTACCCAATGGCCGTTGCTCCTAGTCCTAGTGTGTCGTCCCCTTCGGAATCATTTCTTTGACGCGAAGAAACCGAACGAGCACCAAACCGCTTTTTCAGTATTTTCCATGTCTTTTTAGGCTGAATTCATTTTCACAAGTGGCACAGGTGTTCGTGAGGGATTTGGGGAAGGAGTACGGGGGCTGGCCGCTGAACGATATGGAGCGATCGTACAAGTTCATGATTCGCCACGTGCGCCTCTGGAAGGTGGCCTTCCACGGCACCTCCCCGCCATGGGTGCACGGCATTTACCTCACCGTGCTCGCCTACTTCTACGCAAAGTACGCACGCGCTTCAACTTGAATTGATCACCGCCTACTAGGCTACTAGATTGATCGGTATCAATGTCAGTTCCTTAGCATCAACACTGTGTGATCAGTATATATTGAACATTTATTTTTGTTGATGATCTTCTTGTGCTTGATCACTGAATCCGTGCTGGTGAGTTATGTTCTCCAATTCTGATTGATTCAAATTGTTGGTTTTCAGCAAGGTGGTGGCTGGGATCATGAAGTACAAGCCGGACATTATCATCAGCGTTCACCCGCTGATGCAGCATATACCGCTGTGTGTTCTCAAGTGGCAGAGCCTGCAGCGCAGGGTACCCTTCATCACCGTCGTCACCGACCTCAACACCTGCCACCCGACATGGTAACAACTGTGTGCGCTTCTCATATCCGGAGTCCGAATTCGCCAATGTCGAGTTCGTTGTCTTAACGTGAAATGCTGGGTTGATTCAGGTTCCACCACGGTGTGACAAGGTGTTACTGCCCCTCCGCTGAGGTTGCAAACAGGGCCCTGCTCCGGGGCCTCCAAACCTCCCAAGTTCGCGTCTTCGGGCTGCCGATCAGGCCCTCCTTTTGCCGTGCCGAGCTCGAGAAGGTCTCCGTGCAGCGAATTCATTTAACTTTCTGAGCTGCACGTCGTTGCATTACCTGTGATGCTGGCTTAACTCTGTTAGGTTCACAGGATGAGATCAGGAAAGAACTTGAGTTAGATCCTAAACTGCCTGCCGTTCTACTGATGGGAGGCGGCGAGGGTATGGGTCCGGTGGAGGAGACAGCAAGGGCCCTTGGGGAGGAGCTTTACGATTACGAGAGACGGCGCCCAATTGGGCAGATTGTGGTCATATGCGGCAGGAATCAGGTTCTGCGGTCCGCCCTGGAGTCCATGAGATGGAAGGTCCCTGTCAAGGTACCACCCAAGAATATTCCGAGTCTACAGGATAATGCCTAGTTTGATGCGCATTTTTTAGATGGATACCTTTTGCTGTTACGGTTTGGTCTTGGTTGCGGCCTTGTGGCTGACGTCTCTAACATCTTTTTCCTTCCCAGATAAGGGGGTTCGAAAAACAGATGGAAAAGTGGATGGGAGCCTGCGATTGCATCATCACAAAGGTTTGTTGGCGCCATTCATGCTAAGCTACTTGACTGATTGTTTCAGGCAGTACTTACTACCGATGGATTTATTCCTGGCCTTTGCAGGCTGGTCCTGGCACAATCGCAGAAGCGTTGATAAGGGGACTTCCAATTATCCTGAACGATTTCATCCCTGGACAGGTCGGTGCTTGTCGTTGTTTCACTATCGTGAAATTTTCAGACCTACTCTACTTTCATTAAGTATCCACTAATTTGGTTTAGTGAGGCCAAGCAAAGGTATTCCTAAAATTAGATGATCCTACTAATTACATGTACGGTTTATAGTCCACCTCACAGTCATTGTTTCTGTTTTTCATTGGCTAATACTTTTACCTTGTCCTAGTAAATATTACAAGTCGGTACAGTGCATTATAACGATTTTTATTAGTAAGTACGTAAAAGCATCTCCAGCTGCTTTCCCTAATAAACTACCATTATTTGGGAAAAAAATTGCTAGCTGTTCTATTGTGGGACGATGGGCTTGCCGATGACGTATGGTAGGCACGTGCTTGATGGGATCGCGAGGTCTAGCCTCACCTCCGGCGGTAatgataaatccgcaagcgtatGAAATACCGTTGTACCATTTTACCTGTGAGTATTCAGGGTGTCGTATTTATAATTCCGTAGAGAATGCGAGGGTTGAAGGATTATTAAGTTCAAGATCCACTACTACAGAAAAGGTTTCTAGAGGCGGGTAAAATAGCATTTGTAGGGGGTGGGTGCGGTACCCGCCTCTATTTTTCGCAGATAAAAATAGCTGTTTGCAGGGGTGGGTAAATATACCCACCTTTAAAAACCGATTTCTAGGGCCGAGTCATGCTCTAACCCTTCCCGAGAAATCAAATGGGTCACCATGAACCTCCCTTAGAAATCGTACTTTCGGAGGTGGGTTTGGGCATGACCCGCTCGTGAAAATTGATTTCCAAGGGCGGGTTAGGGCATGACCCGCCCTTAGAAATCGGTTTTCTGCCTGAAATTTCactcatttgaatttaaattttccaAATCTTTTTTCCGCTACCTTTTAAAATTTTGTTTCCACCAATTTTTGACCTATCAAGTTAGTGAGCAATCGAATATCATAGTCATCAACATGGAATATGTTTCatgaatataaataattagGCATGACCCGCCCTTGGAAATCGGTTTCCCACCTAAAatttcactgatttgaatttaaattttccaAATCTGTTTCCTGCTGCCTTTTAAAATTTTATTTCGCACCAATTTTGTCCTATCAAGCTAGTGAGTGATCGAATGTCATAGTGATCAACATGGAATATATTTTATGAATATAAATAATTGCACATACAAATTTAAAAAGCAAAGTAATAaagcatatatatataattatagTGTATCATTATAGTACATCATTAAAAGTGCTGCTTGAATAcatatttttcttctattttccaATGCTACTTGAGGTGACACGGTGCTGCTGGTTTGCCCAGTCACGAAGACTAACGTATTTGGGGTCCGTTGCTAATTCAGTGTTCTTTTGAAAAAATGTGCCTTCTGTGTGGATCACTTCATGCATAATGAAACGGCATAAATCGGGTACTACTTCTAGGAGTTATTTCTCATGGAGTgcctgttgtcggtcaaaacccgccggcgggcagcgacaggcaacacgaggagccgggaggcttccgggacggctggtgggccccggtccctcggtcaacggcccagtgatctggcgcgcgccctggctgagagtcgctaggcgtgccacctgatcctatacccgatcaggaaggtgtgacgtgtcaaactcctgcatacacagacatgtgcataggtcaatccgagccgtgatcggctcattaccccctccccggcatcggctataaagagccgattgcatcaataccggatcggatctttagaACAGGCAATATGGAAACTGGTACGTGTATATATattaaataaaacttgcttcataaatacaACCTAATCCAATCTgcaacaactaagccctcactacacgatcggaacatcctacacgtaattgagcctaacagatacacaaGAGCATCGACAAAGCGATCCAAACAGAAAGCAAGAGAATAACGGAAAGCCGATTCCcaaacaacctctattcaaacacaagccgatacagagcatactatcggatcattcaattcgtttgcaaggcctaatcgtgcatatattgaaccaagcttctGAATACATAGAAGCCAGCCAtgacagattggatctactgacaactacgaaacaagataaaaccatcACACCCACGAACAGGTAcgatgatcaaacatgcgagagtAACGCATAAAGCCCAATGAAAGCACCAAAAGGAAAGATTGctcaacgcatgccaggataaataacactactcgccatctacaaggcttcagcacgagtaACGTATAAACGAACGAGCAAGGTAtcacgctaccccgatcacgcaagacgtgatcggggtcgcgtggCGCTTACCCGATAAAGAACCctaaacaggggaggcgatacgccgagagttgatgatgattgatcTCTTTTTTCCGTTTATTcacggtacatatttatagtccgtagacttgttctctttaactaaccctaacctaacgcaacacgaatcttaactgtttactcctaatttacacggccttatggcctccatcttcca
The Panicum hallii strain FIL2 chromosome 6, PHallii_v3.1, whole genome shotgun sequence genome window above contains:
- the LOC112896381 gene encoding probable monogalactosyldiacylglycerol synthase 2, chloroplastic → MVISVSTPRRSRDAILGGVLGGAGRQLYQPLHCALYDGSARGGGQSVHGLAAALSVDAGDVVRVSTEVAAKNVLILMSDTGGGHRASAEALRDAFRIEFGDAYQVFVRDLGKEYGGWPLNDMERSYKFMIRHVRLWKVAFHGTSPPWVHGIYLTVLAYFYANKVVAGIMKYKPDIIISVHPLMQHIPLCVLKWQSLQRRVPFITVVTDLNTCHPTWFHHGVTRCYCPSAEVANRALLRGLQTSQVRVFGLPIRPSFCRAELEKDEIRKELELDPKLPAVLLMGGGEGMGPVEETARALGEELYDYERRRPIGQIVVICGRNQVLRSALESMRWKVPVKIRGFEKQMEKWMGACDCIITKAGPGTIAEALIRGLPIILNDFIPGQEVGNVPYVVDNGAGVFFKDPRKAANQVARWFSVDMDGLKRYSCNALKLAQPEAVFDIIKDIHKLQQQYAAVTRIPYFLTSPFSYRM